In a single window of the Podarcis raffonei isolate rPodRaf1 chromosome 14, rPodRaf1.pri, whole genome shotgun sequence genome:
- the PDAP1 gene encoding 28 kDa heat- and acid-stable phosphoprotein isoform X2 has protein sequence MPKGGRKGGHKGRARQYTSPEEIDAQLQAEKQKAKEEEEAEEGGDGATGEPKKKEKSLDSDDSEEEEEDDEDYQPKHKGVEGMIDIENPNRVAQTAKKVTQIDMESPRELSRREREEIEKQKAKERYMKMHLAGKTEQAKADLARLAIIRKQREEAAKKKEEERKVTF, from the exons GTAGGAAAGGAGGCCACAAGGGCCGGGCACGGCAGTACACAAGCCCTGAGGAGATTGACGCTCAGCTCCAAGCAGAGAAACAGAAGGCCAAG gaggaggaggaagcagaggaagGCGGCGATGGGGCAACAGGAGAACCCAAAAAGAAGGAGAAATCGCTGGATTCAGACGAtagcgaagaggaggaggaggacgatgaAGACTACCAG CCAAAGCACAAAGGTGTGGAAGGCATGATAGACATAGAGAATCCCAACCGCGTTGCACAGACAGCCAAAAAAGTAACTCAGATAGATATGGAGAGCCCCAGGGAATTGTCGCGGAGAGAACG AGAAGAGATTGAGAAACAGAAGGCGAAAGAGAGGTACATGAAGATGCACCTCGCCGGGAAGACAGAGCAGGCCAAGGCAGACCTCGCCCGACTAGCCATCATCCGGAAACAGAGGGAAGAGGCGGccaaaaagaaagaggaagaaaggaaag TGACTTTTTAA
- the PDAP1 gene encoding 28 kDa heat- and acid-stable phosphoprotein isoform X1, translating into MPKGGRKGGHKGRARQYTSPEEIDAQLQAEKQKAKEEEEAEEGGDGATGEPKKKEKSLDSDDSEEEEEDDEDYQPKHKGVEGMIDIENPNRVAQTAKKVTQIDMESPRELSRREREEIEKQKAKERYMKMHLAGKTEQAKADLARLAIIRKQREEAAKKKEEERKAKDEASSAGKRLQSLSLNK; encoded by the exons GTAGGAAAGGAGGCCACAAGGGCCGGGCACGGCAGTACACAAGCCCTGAGGAGATTGACGCTCAGCTCCAAGCAGAGAAACAGAAGGCCAAG gaggaggaggaagcagaggaagGCGGCGATGGGGCAACAGGAGAACCCAAAAAGAAGGAGAAATCGCTGGATTCAGACGAtagcgaagaggaggaggaggacgatgaAGACTACCAG CCAAAGCACAAAGGTGTGGAAGGCATGATAGACATAGAGAATCCCAACCGCGTTGCACAGACAGCCAAAAAAGTAACTCAGATAGATATGGAGAGCCCCAGGGAATTGTCGCGGAGAGAACG AGAAGAGATTGAGAAACAGAAGGCGAAAGAGAGGTACATGAAGATGCACCTCGCCGGGAAGACAGAGCAGGCCAAGGCAGACCTCGCCCGACTAGCCATCATCCGGAAACAGAGGGAAGAGGCGGccaaaaagaaagaggaagaaaggaaag CTAAAGACGAAGCATCCTCAGCAGGCAAAAGACTGCAGTCCCTGTCCCTTAACAAGTAA
- the ARPC1B gene encoding actin-related protein 2/3 complex subunit 1B, which produces MAYQSFLLEPISCHAWNKDRTQLAICPNNHEVHIYKKDGTKWSKVHELKEHNGQVTGIDWAPDSNRIVTCGTDRNAYVWTLKGNVWKPTLVILRINRAARCVKWSPKENKFAVGSGSRLISICYFEQENDWWVCKHIKKPIRSTILSLDWHPNNVLLAAGSCDFKCRIFSAYIKEVEERPSPTPWGSKMPFGELMFESGSSCGWVHSICFSGSGSRVAWVSHDSTICLADANKKMAVACLSTETLPLLAVTFITENSLVAAGHDCCPMLFTYDEQQGTLSFGGKLDIPKQGAQRGLTARERFQNLDKKASSDTTSNATLDTLHKNSISQISVIAGGKGSCSKFCTTGMDGGMSLWDIKSLESAMKGLRIK; this is translated from the exons ATGGCTTATCAGAGTTTCCTGCTGGAGCCAATCAGCTGTCATGCCTGGAACAAGGACAGAACCC AACTTGCCATCTGTCCCAACAACCACGAAGTTCACATCTACAAGAAAGACGGGACAAAGTGGAGCAAAGTCCATGAGCTGAAGGAGCACAACGGGCAGGTGACAG GCATTGACTGGGCCCCCGACAGCAACCGCATCGTGACCTGCGGGACAGACCGCAACGCTTACGTGTGGACCCTGAAGGGCAACGTGTGGAAGCCGACGCTGGTCATTCTGCGGATCAACCGCGCTGCTCGCTGCGTGAAGTGGTCTCCCAAAGAGAACAAGTTTGCGGTTGGCAGCGGGTCGAGGCTCATCTCCATCTGCTACTTTGAGCAAGAGAATGACTG GTGGGTTTGTAAACATATCAAGAAGCCCATTCGATCGACAATCCTTAGCCTTGACTGGCACCCTAACAACGTTCTCTTGGCGGCTGGATCCTGCGATTTCAAATGCAG GATTTTCTCTGCTTACATCAAAGAGGTTGAGGAGCGGCCCTCGCCAACCCCCTGGGGATCCAAGATGCCATTTGGAGAGCTCATGTTTGAGTCGGGCAGCAGCTGCGGCTGGGTCCACAGCATCTGCTTCTCTGGGAGTGGCAGCCGCGTGGCATGGGTGAGCCACGACAGCACCATCTGCCTTGCGGATGCCAACAAGAAGATGGC CGTGGCCTGCCTGTCCACGGAAACTCTGCCTCTCCTGGCTGTGACATTCATCACTGAGAACAGCCTTGTGGCCGCG GGCCACGACTGCTGTCCGATGCTGTTCACCTATGACGAGCAGCAGGGCACGTTGAGTTTCGGGGGGAAGCTGGACATCCCCAAGCAGGGCGCCCAGCGTGGCCTCACGGCTCGTGAGCGCTTCCAGAACCTGGATAAGAAAGCCAGCTCTGATACCACCAGCAACGCCACTCTGGACACCCTCCACAAGAACAGCATCAG CCAAATATCTGTGATTGCTGGTGGGAAAGGCAGCTGCTCCAAGTTCTGCACCACAGGAATGGACGGAGGCATGAGCCTATGGGACATCAAA AGCTTGGAGTCTGCTATGAAGGGCCTGCGGATCAAGTAA